One stretch of Acidicapsa acidisoli DNA includes these proteins:
- a CDS encoding pyridoxal phosphate-dependent aminotransferase, which translates to MATKASGLRIAKRLDEVGFSDIVQIRNKIMALRAAGQRVHMLHGGEPYFETPEPIKYAAIQALVDNQTHYAASSGIAPLREALAAKLTTKNNIPSTPDQVIATVGGSQALYGAFQSVLDPGDDALVFSPYWTPIADLVRGAQARPLLVPTSTARRNGISSTLAQFSTENTRCIYYNTPQNPSGVVFTRAEAEEVAAFAIKRDLIVVADEAYEDLVYDGSHFSIASLPGMAERTITCFTFSKTYAMTGWRGGYACAPEPFMTALRKIVLYSTNGVTTPVQYAMLQALKTPTSEIDFRLEEYRKRRDLLVDGLNSVGLACDPPAGAFYAFPNTEKIHRNSRTAAEILLEKAHIATIPGSVFGAQGEGHLRFGYAISIPEIEACVEALKEFFR; encoded by the coding sequence ATGGCCACCAAGGCAAGTGGGCTGCGCATTGCCAAGCGCCTCGACGAGGTTGGTTTCTCTGACATCGTGCAGATTCGAAATAAGATCATGGCCCTCCGCGCAGCTGGCCAAAGAGTACACATGTTACACGGCGGCGAGCCTTACTTCGAGACTCCCGAACCGATCAAATACGCAGCGATTCAGGCTCTTGTGGACAACCAGACTCACTACGCGGCGTCCTCGGGAATCGCACCCCTGCGTGAAGCCCTGGCCGCCAAGCTCACGACGAAGAACAACATCCCATCCACGCCCGATCAGGTCATCGCCACTGTCGGCGGCTCGCAGGCATTGTATGGAGCTTTCCAGAGCGTCCTCGATCCCGGCGACGATGCCCTGGTGTTTTCCCCGTATTGGACTCCGATCGCTGATCTGGTCCGGGGAGCCCAGGCACGTCCGCTGCTCGTTCCCACCAGTACCGCTCGACGCAACGGCATCAGCAGCACTCTCGCTCAGTTCTCCACGGAGAACACCCGCTGCATCTACTACAACACCCCGCAAAACCCCAGCGGCGTCGTCTTCACCCGCGCCGAGGCGGAGGAAGTTGCTGCATTTGCGATCAAACGTGACCTGATTGTCGTCGCCGACGAGGCATATGAAGACCTGGTCTACGACGGCTCTCATTTCTCCATCGCTTCGCTCCCCGGCATGGCCGAGCGAACCATCACCTGCTTCACCTTCTCCAAGACCTACGCGATGACCGGCTGGCGTGGCGGCTACGCATGCGCTCCAGAGCCATTCATGACTGCACTCCGGAAGATTGTTCTCTACTCCACCAACGGCGTCACCACCCCAGTCCAATACGCCATGCTTCAGGCGCTCAAGACTCCCACGTCTGAGATCGATTTCCGCCTGGAAGAGTATCGCAAGCGCCGCGACCTGCTCGTCGACGGCCTCAACTCGGTCGGCCTCGCGTGCGACCCTCCGGCAGGCGCTTTCTATGCCTTTCCAAATACCGAAAAAATTCACCGGAACAGCCGAACTGCCGCAGAGATTCTTCTCGAGAAGGCACATATTGCGACGATTCCCGGCTCCGTCTTCGGCGCGCAAGGGGAGGGGCATCTGCGTTTTGGCTATGCCATTTCCATTCCAGAGATCGAGGCGTGCGTAGAGGCGCTGAAAGAATTCTTCCGCTAG
- a CDS encoding methyl-accepting chemotaxis protein: MLNTIFRRENGAAVNGSVVTQSSEESGLIKAMNRSLAMIQFDLNGIVADANENFLGTMGYSLDEIQGRHHRIFVEPFYAQSAKYEEFWAKLRRGEFDSAVYKRIGKGGKDVWIQASYNPVFGVDGKVSGVVKFATDVTQQTMRNADFEGQLSALHRVQGVIEFDLDGTIQTANQLFLDLTGYALPEVQGKHHSMFVETNEANSEGYREFWRNLRAGRADSRAFKRIGKGGKKIWLQASYIPILDPDGKPIKVVKFATDLTEIMNQVESTQLTAESVATATEEMSCSIAEIGRNMEMSRAAADNILATSTTSGTEAASLMTSMTSMEKVVSLIRDIAERVNILALNATIEAARAGDAGRGFAVVATEVKNLSNQTAKATDQIAREIGSVQLISGKVASSIQQTVAGVGQVNQYVTSVATAIEQQSAVTKDISEHSTRMVKSVVHMIERMQRKG, from the coding sequence ATGCTGAATACTATCTTCCGGCGCGAAAACGGCGCTGCCGTCAACGGAAGCGTCGTAACACAATCCAGCGAAGAGAGTGGCCTCATCAAGGCTATGAACAGGTCGCTCGCGATGATTCAGTTCGACCTGAACGGCATCGTAGCCGATGCGAACGAAAACTTCCTGGGAACGATGGGATACTCGCTGGACGAAATTCAGGGAAGGCACCACAGGATTTTCGTCGAACCGTTCTACGCGCAAAGCGCAAAATACGAAGAGTTCTGGGCAAAGCTTCGGCGCGGCGAATTTGATTCGGCCGTATACAAGCGGATCGGCAAGGGGGGCAAAGATGTCTGGATTCAGGCCAGTTACAACCCCGTGTTTGGTGTAGACGGGAAGGTGTCCGGCGTGGTGAAATTCGCCACCGATGTCACACAGCAGACTATGCGGAACGCGGATTTTGAGGGGCAGCTCTCGGCCCTCCATAGGGTACAGGGAGTCATCGAATTTGACTTGGACGGGACAATTCAGACGGCAAATCAGTTGTTCCTGGATCTGACCGGGTACGCGCTCCCGGAAGTACAGGGCAAACACCACAGTATGTTTGTGGAGACAAATGAAGCAAACAGCGAGGGGTATCGGGAGTTCTGGCGCAATCTGCGCGCTGGCAGAGCCGACTCGCGAGCATTTAAGCGCATCGGCAAGGGCGGTAAGAAAATCTGGCTGCAGGCCAGCTACATTCCGATTCTCGATCCGGACGGCAAGCCGATAAAGGTCGTAAAGTTTGCCACGGATCTTACGGAAATCATGAACCAGGTTGAGTCCACGCAACTGACTGCGGAAAGCGTGGCCACGGCTACCGAAGAAATGTCCTGCTCGATTGCGGAAATCGGCCGCAACATGGAAATGTCCCGTGCGGCTGCAGACAATATTCTGGCGACATCAACGACATCAGGGACCGAAGCTGCGAGTCTCATGACGTCGATGACTTCCATGGAAAAGGTCGTAAGTCTCATTCGGGACATTGCCGAGCGGGTCAATATACTGGCGCTCAATGCGACCATTGAAGCAGCGCGTGCTGGCGACGCCGGAAGGGGATTTGCTGTTGTGGCGACGGAAGTCAAGAATTTGTCCAACCAGACTGCAAAGGCCACAGATCAGATTGCGCGAGAGATCGGATCGGTCCAGCTGATCTCAGGCAAAGTGGCATCGAGCATCCAGCAGACTGTTGCAGGAGTGGGTCAGGTCAATCAATATGTAACCAGCGTGGCGACTGCCATCGAACAACAGTCCGCGGTGACCAAGGATATTTCCGAACACTCCACGCGAATGGTGAAATCGGTTGTTCACATGATTGAGCGAATGCAAAGGAAGGGTTAA
- a CDS encoding 1-(5-phosphoribosyl)-5-[(5-phosphoribosylamino)methylideneamino]imidazole-4-carboxamide isomerase translates to MLIPSIDLLGGRIVQLVQGEKLRLAFDDFEYWIERFSKYPLVQLIDLDAAMRQGDNAALVAQIAKRLPCQVGGGISTVERAQAVLAAGAQRVIVGSSLFKEEHGTGSVNTAFASELAAAVGPECIVAGIDSRGGKIAIKGWKAQVALTPEDAIPALEPYAAAFLYTHIDGEGLMQGFPVEIAARLRALTQRQLIVAGGIRAQEEIDALAAMQVDAVAGMAVYTNLLAV, encoded by the coding sequence ATGCTGATTCCATCTATCGATCTGCTCGGCGGCCGCATTGTGCAGCTTGTCCAGGGCGAAAAGTTGCGCCTGGCATTCGACGACTTTGAGTACTGGATCGAACGCTTTTCCAAGTACCCGCTCGTTCAGCTCATCGACCTCGACGCGGCCATGCGCCAGGGCGACAACGCAGCTCTCGTTGCACAGATTGCAAAGCGTCTCCCATGCCAGGTTGGCGGTGGTATCAGCACGGTCGAGCGCGCTCAGGCGGTGCTCGCAGCCGGAGCGCAGCGGGTTATTGTTGGTTCATCGCTTTTCAAAGAAGAGCATGGAACTGGCAGCGTAAACACCGCGTTCGCCAGCGAACTTGCGGCAGCGGTCGGTCCGGAGTGCATCGTTGCTGGAATCGACTCGCGAGGCGGCAAGATTGCCATCAAAGGCTGGAAGGCTCAGGTTGCGCTTACTCCCGAAGATGCCATCCCCGCTCTCGAACCATATGCTGCGGCTTTTCTGTACACGCACATCGATGGTGAAGGTCTCATGCAGGGCTTTCCTGTCGAAATTGCCGCACGCCTGCGCGCCCTGACCCAACGCCAACTCATCGTGGCCGGTGGCATTCGCGCGCAGGAGGAGATTGATGCGCTTGCCGCGATGCAGGTCGATGCCGTAGCCGGAATGGCTGTCTACACGAACCTGCTGGCGGTCTAA
- the hisF gene encoding imidazole glycerol phosphate synthase subunit HisF, which yields MLTRRIIACLDVRDGRVVKGVQFVDLVDAGDPAALAHRHAQEGADEIVLLDITATHEGRATLLDTVRRTAQSLFVPFTVGGGIRTAADAEAVFEAGADKVSINSAALADPDLIGQIGASFGAQAVIVAIDARRDVNASDPVRNARVFTHGGRKDAARTAVEWAREAESRGAGEILLTSMDSDGTRAGFDCELTAAVSSAVRIPVIASGGAGTVGHFADVFGAGKADAALAASIFHFGVSSARSLKQKLAQLGIPVRLPC from the coding sequence ATGCTGACGCGCCGCATCATTGCCTGCCTTGACGTCCGCGATGGCCGCGTGGTCAAAGGTGTTCAGTTCGTAGACCTCGTTGACGCGGGCGATCCAGCCGCGCTCGCTCATCGCCATGCGCAGGAAGGTGCGGACGAAATCGTGCTGCTTGATATCACCGCCACGCATGAGGGGCGCGCCACGTTGCTTGATACCGTTCGCCGCACAGCGCAGTCTCTTTTTGTCCCGTTTACGGTCGGCGGCGGAATCCGCACGGCGGCTGATGCGGAAGCGGTCTTCGAAGCTGGGGCGGACAAGGTCAGTATCAACTCCGCCGCGCTTGCGGATCCTGATCTCATCGGGCAGATCGGCGCCAGTTTCGGAGCGCAGGCGGTCATCGTAGCCATTGATGCTCGTCGTGACGTTAACGCTTCCGATCCGGTCCGCAACGCTCGTGTGTTCACCCATGGGGGTCGCAAAGATGCCGCCCGTACTGCCGTCGAGTGGGCTCGCGAAGCCGAGTCGCGAGGCGCGGGCGAAATCCTCCTCACCTCGATGGACTCCGACGGCACTCGCGCAGGTTTTGATTGCGAGCTCACCGCCGCGGTCAGTTCGGCTGTTCGAATTCCCGTCATCGCTTCAGGAGGTGCTGGAACTGTCGGTCACTTTGCCGACGTTTTTGGCGCGGGCAAGGCCGATGCGGCGCTTGCTGCGAGCATCTTTCACTTCGGCGTTTCCAGTGCTCGCTCGCTTAAGCAAAAGCTGGCTCAACTTGGCATTCCTGTGAGGCTTCCATGCTGA
- the hisH gene encoding imidazole glycerol phosphate synthase subunit HisH yields the protein MTTPVTVIDYKAGNLTSVVKSLRHLGAEVSVTDGPEPLVSAERIILPGVGHFAATRRLDETGLTAAIRAAIERGVPFLGICVGMQWLYAGSTEAPDQPGLGYLPEVIEHFPDGSEKVPHVGWNQINVRPTSRLFAGVQSGEFAYFTHSWRAPVTDATVATTDYIQPFAAAVEDRNVFGVQFHPEKSGETGLTILKNFLELQPC from the coding sequence ATGACGACTCCAGTTACCGTCATCGACTACAAGGCAGGCAATCTGACCTCGGTCGTCAAATCCCTGCGCCATCTCGGGGCAGAGGTCTCGGTCACGGATGGGCCGGAGCCATTGGTCTCCGCCGAACGCATCATCCTGCCTGGCGTCGGGCATTTTGCCGCCACGCGCCGGCTCGATGAGACTGGCCTGACCGCCGCCATTCGCGCTGCCATCGAACGGGGCGTTCCTTTCCTCGGCATCTGCGTTGGAATGCAATGGCTGTACGCTGGCAGCACCGAGGCTCCAGACCAACCGGGCTTAGGTTATCTACCGGAAGTTATCGAGCACTTTCCCGATGGCTCGGAGAAAGTGCCGCACGTCGGCTGGAACCAGATCAACGTCCGTCCGACGTCGCGCCTGTTTGCTGGCGTTCAATCGGGTGAGTTCGCATATTTCACCCATTCGTGGCGGGCTCCGGTTACAGATGCGACGGTCGCCACTACGGACTATATCCAGCCCTTTGCCGCCGCAGTCGAGGACCGAAATGTCTTCGGCGTTCAATTTCATCCCGAAAAGTCGGGCGAGACCGGCCTCACAATCCTCAAAAACTTTCTGGAGTTGCAGCCATGCTGA
- the hisB gene encoding imidazoleglycerol-phosphate dehydratase HisB codes for MTAPQANRTAEIIRHTTETKIDLHLTIEGRGQYKVATGIRFFDHMLELFTRHGGFDLDLTCRGDLDVDQHHTVEDVGIALGEAFARAIGDKRGINRAGYFLMPMDETLAIAAIDLSGRTAYAVDTKVRTRLVGDLQTELVTDFFEGFARGAQANVHVKTMYGRSNHHKIEAIFKAFARALRVACSRDSQLAEMLPSTKGLL; via the coding sequence ATGACCGCGCCTCAAGCGAACAGGACCGCCGAAATCATACGTCATACTACCGAGACGAAGATCGATCTTCATCTCACCATCGAAGGCCGCGGTCAGTATAAGGTTGCGACTGGCATTCGCTTCTTCGACCACATGCTCGAACTGTTCACTCGCCACGGTGGCTTTGACCTTGATCTCACCTGCCGGGGCGACCTCGATGTCGATCAGCACCACACCGTCGAAGACGTCGGTATCGCGCTCGGCGAGGCCTTTGCGCGCGCTATCGGTGACAAGCGCGGCATTAACCGCGCCGGTTATTTTCTGATGCCCATGGATGAAACCCTCGCCATTGCGGCCATCGACCTGAGCGGTCGCACGGCGTACGCAGTCGACACAAAGGTCCGAACTCGCCTCGTCGGCGATCTGCAGACCGAACTGGTTACGGATTTCTTCGAGGGCTTTGCTCGCGGAGCGCAGGCCAATGTTCACGTGAAGACGATGTACGGACGCAGCAATCACCACAAGATTGAGGCGATCTTCAAGGCCTTTGCACGCGCCCTGCGCGTGGCCTGCTCGAGGGACAGCCAACTGGCCGAGATGCTGCCCAGCACCAAGGGGCTTCTCTGA
- the hisC gene encoding histidinol-phosphate transaminase, with product MTPDQAVKDLAATEIQPRARVLAMPEYHPPLGHRDRLRLDFNENTLACSPAVKTALENISATDLTRYPEREPVEALVANYLDVAPEQVLLTNGVDEAIHVLCQAFLDAGDELLLPVPTYTMYEIYASSTDATLRKVQAADDFRFPFESLLGAINARTRIIAIANPNSPTGSVATREQILAIAQAAPGAIILVDEAYFHFYGQSVIDLVGKVPNLVVARTFSKAYGLAGLRLGLLAGPESLLRWVRRVLSPYSVNSVALAALTAALKDQSYIDWYVAQVKQARAEFLSGLTGLGLDYWPTEANFVLVNIGATHREFVAAMREQGILVRDRSADPGCLGCVRITIGTPEQMRTALTAVESFLKSNPAGASK from the coding sequence ATGACCCCCGATCAAGCCGTCAAGGATTTAGCTGCAACCGAAATCCAACCGCGAGCGCGGGTCCTCGCGATGCCCGAATATCATCCACCACTGGGTCATCGCGACCGCTTGCGCCTGGACTTCAACGAGAACACGCTCGCTTGTTCTCCGGCAGTGAAGACCGCTCTCGAAAATATCTCCGCCACCGACCTCACCCGCTACCCGGAGCGCGAACCCGTCGAAGCTCTGGTGGCAAATTATCTTGACGTGGCTCCGGAGCAAGTCCTTCTGACCAACGGTGTTGACGAGGCCATTCACGTTCTGTGTCAAGCCTTCCTCGACGCTGGCGATGAGCTGCTTCTTCCGGTTCCCACGTACACGATGTACGAGATTTACGCCTCGTCCACTGATGCTACCCTGCGTAAAGTTCAGGCCGCAGACGACTTCCGATTCCCCTTCGAATCTCTTCTAGGCGCAATCAATGCGCGCACTCGCATCATTGCTATCGCTAATCCCAACAGCCCGACCGGCAGCGTCGCCACGCGGGAACAGATTTTGGCCATAGCACAGGCCGCGCCCGGAGCCATCATTCTTGTGGACGAAGCTTATTTTCACTTCTACGGTCAATCCGTCATCGATCTGGTCGGCAAGGTTCCAAATCTGGTTGTCGCCCGCACTTTTTCGAAGGCTTACGGACTTGCCGGGCTTCGCCTTGGGCTGCTTGCCGGGCCTGAATCGCTGCTGCGCTGGGTTCGCCGAGTGCTCTCTCCCTACAGTGTGAATTCGGTTGCTCTGGCTGCCCTCACTGCGGCGCTGAAAGACCAAAGTTATATCGACTGGTATGTGGCTCAAGTCAAACAAGCCCGCGCAGAATTTCTATCCGGCCTCACCGGGCTCGGTCTGGATTACTGGCCTACCGAAGCGAATTTTGTACTCGTCAACATCGGCGCAACGCATCGGGAATTCGTCGCAGCCATGCGCGAGCAGGGAATTCTTGTCCGCGATCGCTCAGCCGATCCCGGCTGCCTGGGCTGCGTCCGCATCACCATCGGCACGCCTGAACAGATGCGAACTGCACTCACCGCCGTCGAAAGTTTTCTGAAATCCAATCCAGCCGGAGCATCCAAATGA
- the hisD gene encoding histidinol dehydrogenase: protein MRLLRTTGRGAKQAEAKLVELERRGGAALDNVLPTVRKILREVRGQGDRALLRFARKFDGLTPNSPVRVTTEETASAWQHLDPALQRALETAAVNIRAFAQRQLPPSWNFSPEFPTGGGLTTGQFVRPIESAGCYVPGGRHPLPSTMLMTVIPAQVAGVSRIVVTSPRPAPETLATAYLLGITEFYRIGGAHAIAALAYGTESIPCVAKIVGPGNLYVTAAKRSVAFDCAIDMLAGPTEIVVTSEQGTPEGIASDLVAQAEHDPEALAIFITTNEPLALAVIEEAKQRSLKNTVAREALHKNGYIFLVASTEEAHILTNRLAPEHLTVDSEADLAWIQNAGSVFIGQHSPQPMGDYISGPNHTLPTGGMAAVRGGLSVMDFVKLITTQQYTAAGLAELGPHAICLAEAEGLVGHAEAIRTCMEAGVLPRAKSGKRGKA, encoded by the coding sequence ATGCGACTTCTCCGAACAACAGGACGTGGCGCCAAACAGGCCGAGGCAAAGCTCGTTGAGCTTGAAAGACGCGGTGGTGCTGCGCTGGATAACGTTCTTCCCACAGTCCGAAAGATTCTTCGCGAGGTGCGAGGCCAGGGTGACCGCGCCCTTCTGCGCTTCGCACGCAAATTCGATGGGTTGACGCCAAACTCACCGGTTCGCGTCACCACCGAAGAGACTGCGTCAGCGTGGCAGCATCTTGATCCAGCGCTTCAACGGGCTCTCGAAACGGCTGCGGTCAATATTCGCGCCTTCGCGCAGAGACAATTGCCGCCATCCTGGAACTTCTCACCCGAGTTTCCAACCGGTGGCGGTCTCACGACCGGTCAATTTGTTCGTCCGATTGAATCGGCAGGCTGCTATGTCCCCGGCGGCCGTCATCCCCTGCCGTCGACCATGTTGATGACTGTGATTCCGGCGCAGGTCGCAGGCGTCAGCCGAATTGTTGTCACTTCGCCGCGTCCCGCGCCAGAAACTCTCGCAACCGCATATCTGCTCGGCATCACCGAGTTCTACCGCATTGGTGGAGCACATGCCATTGCCGCCCTGGCCTACGGAACGGAGTCGATTCCATGTGTGGCGAAGATCGTCGGCCCTGGGAACCTGTACGTGACCGCTGCAAAGCGTTCGGTCGCGTTTGATTGTGCAATCGATATGCTTGCCGGTCCTACGGAGATCGTCGTCACCAGCGAGCAGGGAACTCCGGAAGGCATTGCCTCCGATCTTGTGGCGCAAGCCGAACACGATCCCGAAGCTCTCGCTATCTTCATCACCACCAACGAGCCGCTTGCGCTCGCCGTGATTGAAGAAGCAAAGCAGCGCAGCCTCAAGAACACAGTAGCTCGTGAGGCTCTGCACAAGAACGGATACATCTTCCTCGTGGCTTCAACGGAAGAAGCTCATATTCTCACCAACCGCCTCGCTCCAGAACACCTGACAGTCGATTCCGAGGCTGATCTGGCGTGGATTCAAAACGCGGGCAGCGTCTTTATCGGGCAGCATTCGCCGCAGCCAATGGGCGACTACATATCCGGCCCCAACCACACACTGCCTACCGGCGGAATGGCGGCGGTTCGTGGAGGGTTGAGCGTGATGGACTTCGTCAAGCTCATCACCACACAGCAATACACTGCTGCAGGACTGGCTGAGTTGGGTCCACACGCCATTTGCCTTGCGGAAGCCGAAGGGCTCGTCGGCCACGCCGAGGCGATTCGCACTTGTATGGAAGCTGGCGTTCTACCCCGCGCAAAATCAGGAAAGCGAGGAAAAGCATGA
- the hisG gene encoding ATP phosphoribosyltransferase has translation MANKIRLGIPKGSLQDATLALFKRAGWNIYADGRSYFPSIDDKEIECMLIRAQEMARYVEHGVLDAGLTGIDWVVESGLNVTSITSLTYAKQSRRKVRWVLAVPEGSGFEKAEDLEGKTIATELVGVTKSYFEKKGVNVKVEFSWGATEVKPPMLADAIVEVTETGSSLKANRLTIIDTVMESETHLIASQSAVNDEWKRNKIESIALMLRAAIDAQSQVGLMLNVERKNLQTILEVLPALNSPTISELSNPEWVAVNTILEETTVREVVPRLKAAGATGIVEYPLNKVVL, from the coding sequence GTGGCAAATAAAATTCGTCTCGGAATCCCGAAAGGCAGCCTGCAGGATGCAACGCTGGCCCTCTTCAAACGCGCTGGCTGGAATATCTACGCAGACGGCCGCTCCTATTTTCCCTCGATTGACGACAAAGAAATCGAGTGTATGCTGATCCGTGCTCAGGAGATGGCCCGCTACGTCGAACACGGCGTTCTCGACGCAGGCCTGACGGGCATTGACTGGGTGGTCGAAAGCGGCCTGAACGTCACCAGCATCACTTCACTTACCTATGCCAAGCAAAGCCGCCGCAAGGTCCGCTGGGTGCTGGCTGTTCCCGAGGGCAGCGGCTTCGAAAAAGCCGAGGACCTCGAAGGCAAAACTATCGCCACAGAACTGGTCGGCGTGACCAAGAGCTACTTCGAGAAAAAGGGTGTGAATGTCAAAGTGGAGTTCAGTTGGGGAGCCACCGAAGTCAAACCGCCCATGCTGGCGGACGCGATTGTAGAAGTTACGGAAACCGGAAGCTCGCTGAAAGCCAATCGCCTCACGATTATCGACACAGTCATGGAGAGTGAGACGCACCTGATCGCGAGTCAGTCGGCGGTGAATGACGAGTGGAAGCGAAATAAGATTGAATCCATTGCATTGATGCTGCGCGCTGCCATTGACGCACAGTCGCAGGTGGGCTTGATGTTGAATGTCGAGCGTAAGAATTTGCAGACGATCCTCGAAGTGCTGCCCGCTCTCAATTCACCCACGATTTCAGAGTTGAGTAACCCGGAGTGGGTGGCCGTGAACACAATCCTTGAGGAAACAACCGTTCGCGAAGTAGTCCCACGCCTCAAGGCTGCTGGAGCTACCGGTATCGTCGAATATCCGCTGAACAAAGTGGTTCTGTAA
- the hisI gene encoding phosphoribosyl-AMP cyclohydrolase, protein MRDSKDQKMTTALPEIDFDKMDGLVPGVVQDNATGEVLMLGFLNPISYAKTLETGFVTFWSRTRQKLWMKGETSGNRLRVISAATDCDNDTLVFKVVVEGDGLVCHEGTVSCFTKQIPISTEIAAEVQSGK, encoded by the coding sequence GTGAGAGATTCCAAGGATCAAAAGATGACTACTGCGCTACCCGAAATAGATTTCGACAAGATGGATGGCCTCGTCCCGGGCGTTGTCCAAGACAATGCAACGGGAGAAGTCCTGATGCTCGGCTTCCTCAACCCGATCAGCTACGCCAAGACCCTGGAAACCGGCTTCGTCACCTTTTGGAGTCGTACCCGGCAGAAGCTCTGGATGAAGGGTGAAACCAGCGGTAACCGCCTGCGAGTCATTTCCGCAGCCACCGATTGCGACAACGATACTCTCGTATTCAAAGTCGTGGTGGAAGGCGACGGTCTGGTCTGCCACGAAGGCACCGTTTCCTGCTTCACCAAGCAGATCCCGATTTCAACTGAGATTGCAGCAGAGGTGCAGAGTGGCAAATAA
- a CDS encoding ComEA family DNA-binding protein, protein MNSRIAICSQVLAFSLIASAQMPSTNHSADPVDINRATVTELLTVPGMTASWAERIVRFRPYRTKLDLVDQGVVTPEVYQRIRDGVIAHRIASDDTKGQAKR, encoded by the coding sequence GTGAACTCCCGAATCGCTATCTGCTCTCAAGTCCTGGCATTCTCGCTGATTGCATCGGCGCAAATGCCGTCCACCAACCACTCGGCCGACCCCGTGGATATCAATCGGGCTACCGTGACGGAGTTGCTGACAGTGCCGGGAATGACAGCCAGTTGGGCCGAGCGAATCGTTCGCTTTCGCCCTTACCGGACCAAGCTCGACTTAGTGGATCAGGGAGTCGTGACGCCAGAGGTCTATCAGCGCATTCGCGATGGAGTGATTGCGCACCGAATCGCATCGGACGACACGAAGGGACAGGCCAAACGCTGA